One genomic window of Methanomassiliicoccales archaeon includes the following:
- a CDS encoding V-type ATP synthase subunit I, which translates to MLLPEEITKVLIVGSKEHLKDTIDILYSVECVHPIDFSAEEEGFSLGTPMPVASEISAKLLKLRALEKDMGVEREEVADKIEVSQIRKDLDSAISTLSKEISEALEKKNQLTSKLQELDSTRKQVEPFASLPLDLEMYRGYSFLVVFTGFVKSISEEDLTGKIKNFELFLSPDKRFLALFVAKEEAAEAQKLLVQNGYMEYLPPRLDGSPEKVISTLDGEIASVKAKIEEAESHIASLRERYQSFMLASDEELSIQVEKAELPLRMGATEHAFVLDGWVPTKNVLALQKALDEKVGTGCHLEVLETVPRRMHIHPEEAKPGTEKIHVVEEPPSKLSPGKTIGKFSFLTELISIPKYNELDPTNILSITFPLFFGLMVGDLAYGVAFSILGYIGLRKCRTSEWRVIATMLFFGGIWATIFGLFLFGEAFGMHFGPQWVAHGGESIEELKELYPLGNELSWSSMLGTALPQLGMLSKLHDVKIFLFATLFIGLAHLAIGFILGIYNKNKQHGLKDAFFEKMGWLMILFGLFLVLLFMVNMLIQPISWMGFPAVDLYIYIGLGLIIPGIIIAYIGEGGGAILELPALFTNVLSYSRLAAIGMSKAGMAMAFNMIAIEMLAPAGGAMLLFAIVVFMIGHLTIFMLAVISAGLHSVRLHYVELFTKFYTGGGTKFSPLRIVRKYTTER; encoded by the coding sequence ATGCTACTCCCTGAGGAAATCACTAAAGTCCTAATCGTAGGATCTAAAGAGCATCTGAAGGATACCATCGACATATTGTATTCGGTGGAGTGTGTCCATCCAATCGATTTCTCTGCTGAGGAGGAAGGTTTCTCACTCGGCACCCCTATGCCAGTGGCCTCAGAGATATCCGCCAAACTTCTGAAGCTCCGCGCCTTGGAAAAGGACATGGGCGTGGAAAGAGAGGAAGTAGCGGATAAAATCGAAGTTTCGCAAATAAGGAAGGATCTCGACTCGGCCATATCCACGCTTAGCAAAGAAATATCCGAGGCGTTGGAGAAAAAGAATCAATTAACGTCAAAATTACAAGAGCTGGACAGCACTCGCAAGCAGGTGGAGCCCTTCGCTTCGCTTCCACTTGATTTGGAAATGTATCGAGGTTACTCTTTTTTGGTCGTTTTCACTGGATTCGTAAAATCAATTTCCGAAGAGGATTTAACGGGAAAGATAAAAAATTTCGAGCTTTTCCTCTCACCCGATAAGCGTTTCTTGGCTCTCTTCGTAGCTAAAGAGGAAGCAGCTGAAGCCCAGAAGCTTTTGGTACAGAATGGCTATATGGAATATCTTCCACCAAGGTTGGATGGAAGCCCAGAGAAAGTCATATCAACATTAGATGGCGAGATTGCATCCGTCAAGGCCAAAATAGAGGAGGCAGAAAGCCACATAGCGTCGTTGCGTGAGAGATATCAGTCCTTCATGCTGGCTAGCGACGAGGAGCTGAGCATACAGGTGGAAAAGGCTGAACTGCCTTTGCGCATGGGAGCGACTGAGCATGCCTTCGTTCTTGATGGCTGGGTTCCTACGAAGAACGTATTGGCCTTGCAAAAGGCGTTGGATGAGAAAGTAGGAACCGGATGCCATCTTGAGGTATTGGAGACCGTTCCTAGAAGGATGCACATTCATCCTGAGGAAGCAAAGCCTGGAACGGAGAAGATTCATGTCGTTGAAGAACCTCCATCTAAACTATCGCCGGGAAAGACGATAGGAAAGTTCTCATTTCTGACGGAACTCATATCTATTCCGAAATATAACGAACTGGATCCGACAAACATCCTCTCTATAACCTTCCCGCTCTTTTTTGGCTTGATGGTCGGTGACTTGGCCTATGGGGTAGCGTTCTCTATCTTGGGCTACATCGGGCTAAGGAAGTGCCGCACAAGTGAATGGAGGGTAATTGCCACCATGCTCTTCTTCGGTGGGATATGGGCTACCATATTTGGCTTATTCCTCTTTGGGGAGGCCTTTGGTATGCACTTCGGGCCTCAGTGGGTGGCTCACGGCGGAGAGAGCATCGAGGAATTGAAGGAGCTTTATCCTTTGGGAAATGAGCTTTCCTGGTCATCCATGCTGGGAACAGCTTTGCCACAATTGGGGATGTTGAGCAAACTACACGACGTTAAAATTTTCCTCTTCGCTACACTTTTCATCGGCCTTGCCCACCTGGCCATTGGTTTCATTTTAGGCATATATAACAAAAATAAACAGCATGGTTTAAAGGACGCGTTCTTTGAGAAGATGGGCTGGTTAATGATCCTCTTCGGCCTGTTTCTGGTGCTTCTATTCATGGTGAACATGCTAATTCAGCCCATCTCCTGGATGGGATTCCCAGCAGTGGATTTATATATTTATATCGGGCTAGGTCTAATTATTCCTGGCATCATCATCGCTTATATTGGAGAAGGTGGAGGTGCGATTCTTGAGTTACCTGCTCTCTTCACAAATGTGCTCTCTTACAGCCGTTTGGCTGCCATAGGGATGTCGAAGGCAGGCATGGCCATGGCCTTCAACATGATCGCAATTGAGATGCTAGCCCCGGCGGGAGGGGCGATGTTGCTTTTCGCCATAGTGGTGTTCATGATAGGACATCTAACGATATTCATGCTGGCGGTCATTTCCGCCGGACTGCACTCGGTTAGGCTCCATTACGTAGAACTCTTCACGAAGTTCTATACTGGAGGCGGGACAAAATTCTCCCCGCTTAGGATAGTTAGGAAGTATACGACAGAGAGGTGA